In Phacochoerus africanus isolate WHEZ1 chromosome 14, ROS_Pafr_v1, whole genome shotgun sequence, one genomic interval encodes:
- the RAI1 gene encoding retinoic acid-induced protein 1 produces the protein MQSFRERCGFHGKQQSYPQTSQPTSRLENYRQPSQAGLSCDRQRLLAKDYYNPQPYPGYEGGAPTPASAARAGKGLSSQQALQGRPAFAGYAVQDSGPYPGRYSGEESLQAWGTPQPPPPQLQPLPGGVGKYDENLMKKTAVPPGRQYAEQGAQLPFRTHPLHVQQPQLPQPPQPPAYPKLQRQKPQNDMASPLPFPRGGPFPQHSQSFPAASTYSSAGQGAHSYKGCTAPSAQPHDRPLTASASLGPGQRVQSLHAYPSSRLSYEPQKQQQQQQQQQQAALQSRHHAQETLHYPNLAKYQHYGQQGPGYCPPDAAVRTPEQYYQTFSPGSGHSPARSVGRSPSYSSTPSPLMPNLETFPYSQQPLGSGAFPAGLPDHSHFMPLLNPSPTDAAGSVDAQAATCKALQKDKLPDALLSDLSLQSLTALTSQVENISNTVQQLLLSKAAGPQKKGVKGLASRAPEPLKSQHCSPEGGGYAAEPVGTPLSEPLSSTPQSTHAEPPEADYLSGSEDPLERGFLYCSQARGSPARVRSGSKATPESVSTCSVTSPDDMSTKSDDSFQSLHSSLPLDSFSKLVAGERDCPRLLLSALAQEDLASEILGLQEAIGEKADKAWAEAPGLATDAGKAAFSLENHSACLDPVAKGTWPRPGEPEALPEPLQLDKAGSAKDFSPGLFENAPVAFATTDPKKTAGPLSFGAKPTLGAGASDPTAAAFDCFPDATAASSADGANPFAWPEENLGDACPRWGLHPGELSRGLEQGGKAVDSVGQESTREASACLGFPEEEPPGEKAVGPRGSKQEEAGGVKEEAGGLLQCPEGGKADRWLDDGRHCCSAADFGDLPLLPPPPPGRKEDLEAEEYSSLCQLLGSPEQRPGVQDPLSPKASLLCGKEEVEEVLDPKAGWGSPCPLSGESVILLGPTVGAESKVQSWFEASLSHMKPGEEGPEGALAPGDPSSLAPDAPLAQMPNKPAGPEAPIAKKEPVPRGKSLRSRRVQRGLPEAEDSPCRAPALPKDLLLPESCTGPPQGQTDGAGAPGRGASEGLPRMCTRSFTALSEPRTPGPPGLPTTPAPPDKLGGKQRAAFKSGKRVGKPSPKAASSPSNPAALPVASDSSPMGSKTKETDSPDAPGTDQRSMTLRSRTRTQEAFHSKRRRPSESRLPNCRAAKKLLANHHLPAAFKAAGSPQKEARASQRARVPKPGAGGKPSDRPLHALKRKSAFMAPVPTKKRSLALRGGAGDAKEAGAEGSPPLFKRVASPKKAKPPKGNGEPSGKPLPPETPDACLKLASRASFQGAPKTKVLPPRKGRGLKLEAIVQKITSPSLKKFACKAAGGPPGTPLSPAPPEKDRALKSAGGSPLAAEEGLLTLSPGQKFPAAPGAEPLCRNPTNRSLKGKLVNSKHLSSTDCFKTEAFPSPEALLPGGAALAPKKRSRKGRAGAPGLPKGSLEKQPHLGPALLLAPRDRANGTQGGSEDSSGGGGKKPKTEELGLASQPPEGRPCQPQTRAQKQPGHANYSSYSKRKRLTRGRAKNAAAASSSPCKGRAKRRRQQQQVLPLDPAEPEIRLKYISSCKRLRADSRSPAFSPFVRVEKRDAFTTVCTVINSPGEEPQPHRKPSSSTSSSSSCSFSLDATTGASLPTLPGGSGLQPRPCLPLSSTMHLGPVVSKALSTSCLVCCLCQNPANFKDLGDLCGPYYPEHCLPKKKPKLKEKVRPEGTCEEAALPLERTLKGLECPAATSATTAAATGKPPRPDGGPADPAKQGSLRTSARGLSRRLQSCYCCDGRGDGGEEAAPADKSRRHECSKEPPAEAGGDTQEHWVHEACAVWTGGVYLVAGKLFGLQEAMKVAVDRTCSSCQEAGATIGCCHEGCLHAYHYPCASDAGCVFVEENFSLKCPKHKRLPL, from the exons ATGCAGTCTTTTCGAGAAAGGTGTGGTTTCCATGGCAAACAACAGAGCTACCCGCAGACCTCACAGCCGACGTCTCGCCTGGAGAACTACAGGCAGCCGAGCCAGGCCGGGCTGAGCTGCGACCGGCAGCGCCTGCTGGCCAAGGACTATTACAACCCGCAGCCGTACCCGGGCTACGAGGGCGGCGCCCCGACGCCCGCCAGCGCCGCGCGCGCCGGCAAGGGCCTCTCCTCGCAGCAGGCCCTGCAGGGGAGGCCGGCCTTCGCGGGCTACGCCGTCCAGGACAGCGGCCCATACCCGGGCCGCTACTCGGGCGAGGAGAGCCTGCAGGCCTGGGGGACCCCCCAGCCGCCGCCCCCCCAGCTGCAGCCCCTGCCCGGGGGGGTGGGCAAATATGATGAGAACCTGATGAAAAAGACGGCGGTGCCCCCTGGCCGGCAGTACGCGGAGCAGGGCGCCCAGCTGCCCTTTCGGACTCACCCGCTCCACGTCCAGCAGCCGCAGCTGCCGCAGCCCCCGCAGCCCCCCGCGTACCCCAAGCTCCAAAGGCAGAAGCCACAGAACGACATGGCCTCGCCTCTGCCCTTTCCCCGGGGCGGCCCCTTCCCCCAgcactcccagtccttcccagcCGCCTCCACCTACTCCTCCGCCGGGCAGGGGGCCCACTCCTACAAGGGCTGCACGGCGCCGTCCGCGCAGCCCCACGACCGGCCCCTGACCGCCAGCGCCAGCCTGGGCCCCGGCCAGCGGGTCCAGAGCCTCCACGCTTACCCGTCCAGCCGCCTCAGCTACGAGccgcagaagcagcagcagcagcagcagcagcagcagcaggcggcCCTTCAGAGCCGCCACCACGCCCAGGAAACGCTGCACTACCCGAACCTGGCCAAGTACCAACACTACGGGCAGCAGGGCCCGGGCTACTGCCCGCCGGACGCGGCCGTCAGGACCCCGGAGCAGTACTACCAGACCTTCAGCCCCGGCTCCGGCCACTCGCCCGCGCGCTCCGTGGGCCGCTCCCCTTCGTACAGCTCCACCCCGTCGCCGCTGATGCCCAACCTGGAGACCTTCCCCTACAGCCAGCAGCCGCTGGGCAGCGGCGCCTTCCCCGCCGGCCTCCCCGACCACAGCCACTTCATGCCCCTGCTCAACCCCTCCCCCACAGACGCCGCCGGCTCCGTGGACGCCCAGGCGGCCACCTGCAAGGCCCTGCAGAAGGACAAGCTGCCCGACGCCCTGCTGTCGGACCTCAGCCTGCAGAGCCTCACGGCGCTGACCTCGCAGGTGGAGAACATCTCCAACACggtccagcagctgctgctgtcCAAGGCGGCCGGGCCCCAGAAGAAGGGCGTCAAGGGCCTGGCGTCCCGGGCCCCGGAGCCGCTCAAGAGCCAGCACTGCAGCCCCGAGGGCGGCGGCTACGCGGCCGAGCCGGTGGGCACGCCGCTCTCGGAGCCGCTGAGCAGCACCCCGCAGTCCACGCACGCCGAGCCGCCCGAGGCCGACTACCTGAGCGGCTCTGAGGACCCGCTGGAGCGCGGCTTCCTCTACTGCAGCCAGGCCCGCGGCAGCCCCGCCCGGGTCCGCAGCGGCTCCAAGGCCACGCCCGAGTCCGTGTCCACCTGCTCCGTGACCTCCCCTGACGACATGTCCACCAAGTCCGACGACTCCTTCCAGAGCCTGCACAGCAGCCTGCCGCTCGACAGCTTCTCCAAGCTGGTGGCCGGCGAGCGGGACTGCCCGCGGCTGCTGCTCAGCGCCCTGGCGCAGGAAGACCTGGCCTCCGAGatcctggggctgcaggaggcCATCGGCGAGAAGGCTGACAAGGCCTGGGCCGAGGCGCCCGGCCTGGCCACGGACGCCGGCAAGGCGGCCTTCTCGCTGGAGAACCACAGCGCCTGTCTGGACCCCGTGGCCAAGGGCACGTGGCCGCGGCCAGGGGAGCCGGAGGCCCTGCCCGAGCCCCTGCAACTGGACAAGGCTGGCAGCGCCAAGGACTTCAGCCCGGGGCTGTTTGAAAACGCCCCTGTGGCCTTCGCCACCACTGACCCCAAGAAGACCGCGGGCCCCCTCTCTTTTGGCGCCAAGCCCACCCTCGGGGCTGGCGCCTCGGACCCCACCGCGGCCGCCTTCGACTGCTTCCCCGACGCGACGGCCGCCAGCTCGGCCGACGGCGCCAATCCCTTCGCCTGGCCCGAGGAGAACCTGGGGGACGCCTGTCCCCGCTGGGGGCTGCACCCCGGCGAGCTCAGCAGGGGGCTGGAGCAGGGCGGGAAGGCCGTGGACAGTGTCGGCCAGGAGAGCACCCGCGAGGCCTCGGCCTGCCTGGGCTTCCCGGAGGAGGAGCCCCCGGGGGAGAAGGCCGTGGGGCCGCGGGGCTCTAAGCAGGAGGAGGCGGGCGGGGTGAAGGAGGAGGCGGGCGGGCTGCTGCAGTGCCCCGAGGGGGGCAAGGCCGACCGGTGGCTGGACGACGGCCGGCACTGCTGCTCCGCCGCCGACTTCGGGGACCtcccgctgctgccgccgccgccgccgggcagGAAGGAGGACCTGGAGGCCGAGGAGTACTCCTCCCTGTGCCAGCTCCTGGGCAGCCCTGAGCAGAGGCCGGGCGTGCAGGACCCGCTGTCGCCGAAGGCCTCGCTGCTGTGCGgcaaggaggaggtggaggaggtgcTGGACCCCAAGGCCGGCTggggctccccctgccccctctctgGGGAGTCCGTCATCCTGCTGGGCCCCACCGTGGGTGCCGAGTCCAAGGTCCAGAGCTGGTTTGAGGCCTCCCTGTCCCACATGAAGCCAGGGGAGGAGGGGCCCGAGGGGGCGCTGGCTCCAGGGGatccctcctccctggcccccgACGCCCCTCTGGCCCAGATGCCCAACAAGCCTGCTGGGCCCGAGGCGCCCATCGCCAAGAAGGAGCCCGTGCCCCGTGGCAAGAGCTTACGGAGCCGGCGGGTGCAGCGGGGGCTGCCCGAGGCCGAGGACTCCCCGTGCCGGGCGCCGGCGCTGCCCAAAGACCTGCTGCTCCCCGAGTCGTGCACGGGGCCCCCCCAGGGCCAGACGGACGGGGCAGGGGCCCCGGGCCGGGGGGCCTCGGAAGGGCTCCCCAGGATGTGCACCCGCTCCTTCACGGCCCTGAGCGAGCCCCGCACGCCTGGCCCCCCAGGCCtgcccaccacccccgcccccccagacAAGCTCGGGGGCAAGCAGCGAGCCGCCTTCAAGTCGGGCAAGCGGGTGGGGAAGCCCTCGCCCAAGGCCGCGTCCAGCCCCAGTAACCCCGCCGCCCTGCCCGTGGCCTCCGACAGCAGCCCCATGGGCTCCAAGACCAAGGAGACAGACTCGCCGGACGCGCCGGGCACAGACCAGCGCTCCATGACGCTCCGGTCCCGCACCAGGACCCAGGAGGCCTTCCACTCCAAGCGGCGGCGGCCCTCGGAGAGCCGGCTCCCCAACTGCCGCGCCGCCAAGAAGCTGCTGGCCAACCACCACCTGCCCGCCGCGTTCAAGGCCGCCGGCAGCCCCCAGAAGGAGGCCAGGGCCAGCCAGCGGGCCCGGGTCCCCAAGCCGGGCGCCGGCGGCAAGCCCTCTGATCGGCCGCTCCACGCCCTCAAGCGGAAGTCGGCCTTCATGGCACCCGTGCCCACCAAGAAGCGCAGCCTGGCCTTACGTGGCGGAGCCGGGGACGCCAAGGAGGCGGGGGCCGAGGGGTCCCCACCTCTCTTCAAGAGGGTGGCTTCCCCCAAGAAGGCCAAGCCCCCCAAGGGCAACGGGGAGCCCTCGGGGAAGCCGCTGCCCCCCGAGACCCCTGACGCCTGCCTGAAGCTGGCCTCACGGGCGTCCTTCCAGGGGGCCCCGAAGACCAAGGTGCTGCCGCCCCGGAAGGGCCGGGGCCTCAAGCTCGAGGCCATCGTGCAGAAGATCACCTCCCCCAGCCTGAAGAAGTTCGCGTGCAAGGCAGCGGGGGGCCCTCCGGGGACTCCTCTGAGCCCGGCGCCCCCCGAGAAGGACCGGGCGCTCAAGAGCGCGGGGGGCAGCCCCCTGGCGGCCGAGGAGGGGCTCCTGACCCTGAGCCCCGGGCAGAAGTTCCCAGCAGCGCCGGGGGCCGAGCCGTTGTGCAGAAATCCGACCAACAGATCCTTAAAAGGCAAACTCGTGAACAGTAAGCACCTGTCCTCGACGGACTGTTTCAAAACGGAGGCCTTCCCGTCCCCAGAGGCCCTGCTGCCCGGGGGCGCTGCCCTGGCGCCCAAGAAGAGGAGCCGGAAAGGCAGGGCGGGAGCCCCGGGCCTCCCCAAAGGCTCCCTGGAGAAGCAGCCCCATCTCGGCCCGGCTCTGCTCCTGGCTCCCCGAGACAGGGCCAACGGCACGCAGGGGGGCAGCGAGGACAGCTCCGGCGGAGGCGGCAAGAAGCCAAAGACAGAGGAGCTGGGCCTGGCCTCCCAGCCCCCCGAGGGCCGGCCCTGCCAGCCCCAGACCAGGGCGCAGAAGCAGCCGGGCCACGCCAACTACAGCAGCTATTCTAAGCGGAAGCGCCTCACGCGGGGCCGGGCCAAGaacgccgccgccgcctcctcctcgcCCTGTAAGGGGCGTGCcaagcggcggcggcagcagcagcaggtgctGCCCCTGGATCCCGCAGAGCCTGAAATCCGCCTCAAGTACATTTCCTCCTGCAAGCGGCTGCGGGCCGACAGCCGCTCCCCCGCCTTCTCGCCCTTCGTGCGGGTGGAGAAGCGGGACGCGTTCACCACCGTGTGCACTGTCATCAACTCCCCGGGCgaggagccccagccccaccggaagccttcctcctccacctcctcctcctcctcctgctccttctccttgGACGCGACCACCGGGGCCTCCCTCCCCACGCTCCCTGGCGGCTCCGGCCTGCAGCCGCggccctgcctgcccctctcCTCCACCATGCATCTGGGGCCCGTGGTCTCCAAGGCCCTGAGTACCTCTTGCCTTGTTTGCTGCCTCTGCCAAAACCCAGCCAACTTCAAGGACCTCGGGGACCTCTGCGGGCCCTACTACCCCGAACACTGCCTCCCCAAAAAGAAGCCAAAACTCAAGGAGAAGGTGCGGCCAGAGGGCACCTGTGAGGAGGCCGCGCTGCCTCTGGAGAGGACACTCAAAGGCCTCGAGTGCCCAGCCGCCACCTCTGCCACCACCGCTGCCGCCACCGGGAAGCCCCCCAGGCCTGACGGCGGCCCAGCTGACCCAGCCAAGCAGGGCTCCCTGCGCACCAGCGCCCGGGGCCTGTCCCGGCGGCTGCAGAGTTGCTACTGCTGTGACGGTCGGGGGGACGGCGGCGAGGAGGCCGCCCCGGCCGACAAGAGCCGCAGGCACGAGTGCAGCAAGGAGCCTCCCGCGGAGGCTGGCGGGGACACCCAGGAGCACTGGGTGCACGAGGCCTGTGCTGTGTGGACAGGCGGGGTTTACCTGGTGGCCGGGAAGCTCTTTGGGCTGCAGGAGGCCATGAAGGTGGCCGTGGACAGG ACTTGTTCCAGCTGCCAAGAAGCCGGGGCCACCATCGGGTGCTGTCACGAAGGATGCCTCCACGCCTATCATTACCCGTGTGCCAGCGACGCGG GTTGCGTCTTCGTCGAAGAGAACTTTTCTTTGAAATGCCCCAAACATAAG AGGCTGCCGTTGTAA